Genomic window (Dyadobacter fanqingshengii):
CCGCTTGTGCCTTTGGATGGTGGTCGTTTTGCGACTTCCGATTTGAATGACCTTTATCGTCGTGTGATCATTCGGAACAACCGTTTGAAGCGTCTGATCGAGATCAAAGCACCTGAGGTGATTTTGCGTAACGAAAAAAGGATGTTGCAGGAAGCGGTTGATTCGCTTTTCGATAACAGCCGTAAAGTAAACGCGGTGCGTTCAGAAGGTAACCGTGCATTGAAATCACTTTCTGACATGCTGAAAGGTAAGCAAGGGCGTTTCCGTCAAAACTTGCTTGGTAAGCGTGTCGATTATTCTGGTCGTTCTGTAATCGTCGTTGGACCTGAATTGAAACTGCACGAATGCGGTTTGCCAAAAGATATGGCGGCAGAATTATTCAAGCCGTTCATTATTCGCAAACTGATCGAACGTGGAATTGTTAAAACTGTAAAATCAGCTAAGAAAATCGTAGATCGTAAAGATCCTGTGATCTGGGATATTTTGGAAAACGTTTTGAAAGGACACCCTGTTCTCTTAAACCGTGCTCCAACATTGCACCGTTTGGGTATTCAAGCATTCCAGCCTAAGCTGATTGAAGGAAAAGCGATTCAGTTGCACCCATTGGTTTGTACTGCATTCAACGCTGACTTTGACGGTGACCAGATGGCCGTTCACGTGCCATTGGGTCAAGAAGCTGTTTTGGAAGCTTCCATGTTGATGCTTTCGTCACATAACATTCTTAACCCTGCGAATGGCGCACCGATTACGGTTCCGTCACAAGACATGGTTTTGGGTCTGTATTATGTTACTAAAGGCCGCGTGAGCACAGACCATTATCCGATTATTGGAGAAGGAATGATTTTCTACGGTCCGGACGAAGTGATCATTGCAATCAACGAAGGCAAAGTTTCAAAACATGCCAATATCAAATGCCGTCTGCGTGTTCGTAACGACGACGGAACATTTGAAACTAAATTGATTGACACTGTTGCAGGACGTATCCTTTTCAATCAGGCTGTTCCTGAGGAAGTAGGTTACATTAATGAGTTGCTGACTAAGAAGAAATTGCAGCAGATCATTGGTCTTGTATTCAAACTGGCTGGTGTTGCACGTACAGCTCAGTTCCTGGATGAAATCAAAGAACTTGGTTTCCAAATGGCCTTCAAGGGCGGTTTGTCAATGGGATTGAACGACGTAATGGTGCCAGACGAAAAAGTGAAACTGATCGAGCAAGCGAAACTGGACGTGGAAAACGTTTGGAGCAACTACTTGATGGGTCTTATCACTGAAAACGAGCGTTATAACCAAGTTATTGATATCTGGACACGTGTTAACTCACGCATTACAGAGACGTTGATGAAGCAACTGGAAACAGACCAAGGCGGATTTAACTCAATTTATATGATGATGCACTCAGGTGCACGTGGTTCGCGCGAGCAGATCCGTCAGCTGGGTGGAATGAGGGGACTTATGGCCAAGCCTCAGAAAAACATCGCGGGTGGTGCAGGTGAAATTATCGAAAACCCAATCCTTTCTAACTTTAAAGAAGGTTTGGACGTTCTTGAATACTTTATCTCAACACACGGTGCACGTAAAGGTCTTGCCGATACAGCCTTGAAAACGGCCGATGCGGGTTACCTGACACGTCGTTTGCATGATGTTGCGCAGGATGTGGTTGTTATTGAAACAGATTGCGGATCACTTCGTGGAATTGCGATTTCTGCTTTGAAAGACAATGAAGATATCGTTGAGCCGCTTTCTGAGCGTATTCTTGGTCGTGTAAGTGTTCACGATGTATTTGACCCGCTTTCTAATGAAATGATCTTGGCTTCTGGTCAGGAAATTACAGAAGAAATCGCTTCATACATTGACGAAACGAGCATTGAAACGGTTGAAATTCGTTCGGTATTGACTTGCGAAACGCGTAATGGTGTTTGTGCGAAATGCTACGGACGTTCACTTGCTTCTGCTTATATGGTTAACATTGGTGAAGCTGTGGGTGTAATTGCCTCGCAGTCAATCGGTGAGCCAGGAACGCAGTTGACACTTCGTACATTCCACGTCGGTGGTACAGCTTCCAACATTTCTGTTGAAGCAAACATCAAGGCGAAATTCGACGGTGTGATCGGTTTTGAAGATCTTCGTCTTGTTCAGTCTGTTAACTCAGAAGGCGATGAAGTAACCGTAGTAATGGGTCGTTCAGGAGAGGTGAAAATTACAAATCCTGAAACAGGCCAGTTGCTGATCTCGAACAATGTTCCTTATGGAGCACACCTTTTGGTAAAAGATGGAGAGAAGGTTCTGAAAGGACAAGAACTTTGTACTTGGGATCCATATCACGCAGTAATTCTTTCAGAATTCACCGGAACAGTTTCTTTCGATGCAATTGAAGAAGGCATTACATATCGTGAAGAATTTGATGAGCAAACTGGATTCCAGGAGTCAGTGATCATTGAAACACGTGATAAGACCAAAAACCCTGCATTAGTGGTAAAAGGTAAGAGCACGTTGTTGAAAGATCAAACTGAAAAAGGATATAACTTACCAGTAGGAGCCCGTTTGGTGGTGAAAAATGGAACGGCTATCAAAGCAGGTCAGCCATTGGCTAAAATCCCACGTGTTGTTGGTAAAACGCGCGACATTACGGGAGGTTTGCCACGTGTAACTGAACTTTTCGAAGCACGTAACCCGTCTAACCCAGCAACAGTTTCTGAAATTGATGGTGTAGTTGCTTATGGAGGTGTGAAACGCGGTAACCGTGAAATTCACATCGAATCAAGGGACGGAACGCAACGTCGTTACATGGTTGCCCTTTCGAAACACATTCTGGTTCAGGATGGTGACTTCGTAAGAGCGGGAGATCCATTGTCTGACGGCGCGATCACGCCAGCTGATATTCTTTCAATCAAAGGACCAACAGCGGTTCAGGAATATCTGGTAAATGAAATTCAGGAAGTATACCGTCTGCAAGGTGTGAAGATCAACGATAAGCATATCGAATGTATCGTACGCCAAATGATGCAGAAGGTAGAGATCCTGGATGCAGGTGATACCAACTTCCTTGAAATGCAACCGGTTGACCGCGTTGTATTCCGTGAAGAAAATGATAAGATCCTGGATATGAAGGTAGTTGAAGAGCCTGGTAGCTCTGAAACATTGAAACCGGGTATGATCATTTCAGTGCGTCGTTTGCGTGATGAAAATTCAAGCTTGAAACGTCGTGACTTGAAACTGGTTACTGCGCGTGATGCGCAGGCGGCTGTTGCGAAACCTACTTTGATGGGTATCACACAAGCTTCATTGGGTACTGAAAGTTTCGTTTCTGCGGCTTCGTTCCAGGAAACAACCAAAGTATTGAGCGAAGCAGCTGTTCGTGGAAAACGCGACGAACTGAAAGGCTTGAAAGAAAACGTGATCGTAGGTCACTTGATCCCAGCCGGAACAGGAATGCGCCAATACGAAAGCCTGATCGTTGGATCAAAAGAAGAATTCGATGCCTTAACTGATTCCCGTGAAAAACTTTCACGTAAGAAAAAGGAATTGGTTTAGATCAATTGAATAAAAAATAAAAGAGCCGGTTCTGCGCAAGTGGAACCGGCTCTTTGCTGTATTAACACTAATTTTTAGTAATTTCCGCAGAGATAATCAATTGCTGCCAAACGCCTCGGCACTCATAAAAACCAACCGATGGAAGACGACAATAAAGAAACAGAACAACAGATTAACGTAGAATTATCAGAAGAAATGGCAGAAGGGGTTTACTCGAATCTGGCCATGATCGCGCATTCAAACAGCGAATTCATCCTTGATTTTATTCGCTTGATGCCCGGTGTTCCGCGCGCAAAAGTGAAAGCGCGAATCATCATCACACCGGAACATGCAAAACGCCTGATATCAGCGCTGATGGACAACATTCAAAAATACGAGGATCAATACGGACCCATTCAAAGCACGCAGGATAACGAGCCGTCTTTCAATTTTCCAATCAGTTTTGGAGGCCCGGGCGGCGAAGCATAAACATTTGAATGTAGCACTTATGGACTTATTCTAATAAGCGATTTAACTTTAAGTTGCTAATAGTCACCATACATATGACATTTTTTGTAACTTCGGTTTCTGCATAAGTAACAAATATTTCCGAACCCAATCAATTCACCATGGCGTTATTCAAACTTTCAATTAACAACCGTGCCTATGATGCGGATGTCGAGCGCGACACTCCGTTGTTATGGGTGCTCCGGGACAACCTCGGCCTCGTAGGCACTAAGTACGGCTGCGGGATTGCACAATGCGGTGCATGCACCGTCCACGTTGACGGAAAAGCAGTTCGCTCCTGCGTGCTTCCGGTTTCCGCTGTTGGAAAGGCAAAAGTTACTACGATAGAAGGTCTTTCAGAAAAAGGAGATCATCCGGTGCAGCAAGCCTGGGATGAAGTGGATGTAGCACAATGTGGTTATTGCCAGGCAGGCCAGATCATGACTGCTGCGGCATTGTTGAAAGAAAAGCCAAAACCTACGGACGAAGAAATCGTTTCCACCATGAGCGGCAACATTTGCCGTTGCGGCACTTACCACCGGATTCGCGAGGCAGTCAAAGTAGCAGCAACCAAAACTAACTGACCATGCAGACATTAGAACAAACTTCGAGGCGCGATTTCATGAAAATTGCCGCAGCTGCAAGTGGTGGGCTGTTTTTGGGTTTCAATTGGACCAATTCTTCTGCATTGCCTGTCGTTGTTGATGCCAAAAGCATTGCAGCCGGATCGATCAATTTCAACAGTTATCTTTCTATTGGCACGGATAACATTATCACCATTGTTTCTCCAAACCCGGAAATCGGGCAGGGGATTAAAACAGCCTTTCCAATGGTGGTGGCTGAGGAGCTCGATGCAGATTGGAAACAAGTGAAAACCGTTCAGGGGAATCTTGATACCGGTATTTTTGAAAGACAGGTTACCGGCGGAAGCGGCGCCGTTCCACATTCGTGGGAACGTCTTCGCAAAGCTGGTGCAACCGCGCGCCATCTTCTGGTAGAAGCTGCGGCAGCCAAATGGAATGTTCCTGCTGCTGAGCTAACCACAGAAAATGGTAAGGTTTTACATAAAGCTTCCAGCAAATCGGCTACTTATGGAGAACTGGCGGAAGCAGCATCCAAGCTGACCGCGCCAACGGAAGTTAAATTAAAAGATGAAAAAGACTTCAAACTGATCGGGCAATCTGTTCGTAATGTTGATAACCATAATATAGCAACAGGTAAGCCACTTTTCGGACTGGATTTTTATAAGGAAGGAATGCTATTCGCTTTAATCCAAAGACCAAAAGCATTTGGATTGAAACTAAAATCGGTAGACTCAGCAGCAGCGAAGGCAATGCCCGGGATTGTTGACGTCGTAACATTTGAAAACAGTGTTGCAGTTGTTGGGAAATCCACCTGGCAGGTTAAGAAAGCCAAAGACGCATTGAAGATTGAATATGAGAAAGTTGCCGAGCTGGAAAGCACAGCAGACCATAATCGCATTTTCACCCAATTAATGGACAACGGTGAGGCAACGGTCAGGCGTAAGGATGGAGATGTAGAAGCAGCATTTAAAGGCGCAGCAAAGGTCATTAAAGCCGAATACCAATGTCCATTCCTGCCGCATAGCCCATTGGAACCCATGAATTTCTTTGCACACGTACGGGAAGATGGCGTTGAACTGGTGGGACCTACGCAAACACCCGAGCGCGCCCGCACGGAAGTTGCCAAACTCACCGGCATTGCACCGGAAAAAATCACAGTCGAAATCACGCGCCAAGGCGGAGGTTTCGGTCGCAGGCTTTCAGCGGATTTCGTAATCGAAGCAGCACATGTTTCAAAACTCGTCAAAGCACCCGTTAAAGTAGTTTGGACGCGTGAAGACGATATGACCGGCGGCACCTATCGCCCCGCAGTGCGTTACCGCTTCGAAGCAGCATTGGACAAAAGCGGAACCTTGATCGGCTACAAATTACGTGGTGTAGGCATGAATGCAGGCAACTCCACCCGCGAAGACAATTTCCCTTCCGGATCTGTGGATAACTTGCTCATAGACTCGGTTGAGCATAAATCACCCATTACAACAGGCCCTTGGCGCGCTCCGATCACCAATTTCCTTGCTTATGCTGAACAATCCTTCCTGGATGAAGTTGCAGAAGCCGCGGGAAAGGATCCGGTTGCATTCAGGTTGGAATTGCTTGAAAAAGCCAAAAAGTCACCTGTTAATGCGATTAAATACGATGTGGACAGAATGATCGCGGTGATCAAGCTGGCGGCTGAAAAAAGCAACTGGGGCAAAAAGAAAGGCGTTTACCAGGGTTTCAGCGTTTACTTCTCGCACAGGTCGTACGTAGCGCAAGTAGGGGAGATTGTAATGCAAAAAGGCAAGCCTGTATTGAAAAACGTAATTGCAGCAGTAGATTGCGGCATTGTGATTAACCAGAGCGGTTCATTGCAGCAGGTTAGGGGCGGTGTTGTGGATGGTCTGGGCCATGCGATGTATGGTAACATGACGTTTAAAGACGGCGCGCCGGACCAAAGCAACTTCAATGGGTTCCGCCTGATCAGGATGAACGAAATCCCGGAAGTTGACGTCCATTTTGTCAATAACGGCATTTCTCCCACAGGTTTGGGTGAACCGGCGTTACCGCCTGCCGGTGGCGCAATGGCCAATGCATTCTATAAGGCAACCAAACAAAGGCTGCGTAATCAGCCATTTGTGAACGAAGAGGTTTTTAAAGGCATATCTTAGTTTTTTGCATTAATAATATATTTCAGGCAGTAAGAAAAAATGTCCAGTTGCATTTTTATCTTACTGTCTTTTATTTAGTCCCAAATCATTCCTGACCCGTTAACATGAAGAAAGTCATACTACTCATTGCGTCTATATGCTTGTTCATTACCGCTTTTCGGCTCGCGGATTTTCCTGAGGCTAAAATTTCAAATGGCATCATCAATGCTAAGCTGCTCCTGCCCGACGGTAATGCAGGCTATTATCGCGGTACGCGTTTCGATTGGGCTGGCCAGGTCGAGAGCCTTGACTATAAAGGACATTCCTATTTTGGGCAATGGAACAGCACATACGATCCCAAATTACATGATGCCATTATGGGGCCGGTCGAGGAATTTGTAGCATTGGATTTCGATGCAGTGAAGCCGGGCGAAACATTTGTTAAAATTGGCGTAGGTGTTTTGGTAAAACCCGATGACAAGAAATACGCATTTGCAACCAATTATGAAGTTAAAGATGCAGGCAAATGGACCGTCGACAAGAAAAGCGATCAGGTAACATTCACACATACGCTCAAAGACGCGACTGGCTATGGCTATGTGTACAAAAAAACACTGAAATTGGTGAAGGGAAAACCGCAGCTGGTTTTAGAACACAGCCTTAAAAATACCGGCTCGAAGGAAATCAAAACGAGTACTTACAATCACAATTTTTTCATGATTGATAAAGAGCCAACGAATGAAAATATCAGGGTCGTATTTCCTTTTGATGTGAGCGGTGAAGGAGCCGGTTTTGGAACAATCATTCATGCGAAAGACAAAACGCTCAGCTATGCCAGACCTGTTGTGAATGGTGATCAGGTGTTTAGCAGCGGTTTGCAAGGCTTTGGCCCAACCGCAAAAGATTATGACATCCGCATTGAGAACATTAAAACGTCCGCTGGTGTTAGAATAACTGGCGACAAACCCTTGCAAAAGCTGGTTTATTGGGCCAATCCAACCACTTCCTGTCCAGAACCGTACATTGAGATCGGTGCGAAGCCAGGAGAAGAAACAAAATGGAATGTTAATTATGAATTCTACACATTTTAATCCCGCCGAATTTTAATTTCGCACACTTCATTGAAAACATTAAATGGGATCGCATAAACATCTTGATAAGGCCTCGGCTGCCGGGCTTCTTGTTGCATTAGGAATTATTTTTGGAGATATCGGCACCTCGCCGCTCTATGTAATGCAAGCCATAATCGGCAAAGAAATGATTTCGACAGAAGTTGTTTACGGCGCCGTTTCCTGCATTTTCTGGACGCTTACGCTGCAAACGACTTTGAAGTATGTGATTCTGATCCTCCGGGCAGATAACAAAGGTGAAGGAGGGATTCTGGCGTTGTATGCATTAGTACGCAAAAATGCCCGCTGGCTCACGGTTCCGGCCATTATTGGTGCCAGCACATTGCTGGCTGACGGCATTATTACGCCGCCCATTTCCGTATCATCTGCCGTGGAAGGATTGCAAATCCTTTATCCGAGTATCCAGACCATCCCGATCGTAATTGGCATCCTTACGCTGCTTTTCATCATTCAGATATTTGGTACAACCATTGTGGGCCGTGCATTTGGTCCCGTAATGATGATCTGGTTTGTGATGCTTGCAGTTTTGGGCGTACATCAGGTTGTGGGCCACATGGAGATTTTAAAATCCCTGAACCCTTACTACGGTTATCAGCTGTTAGCGAACCATCCTGGCGGATTCTGGATGCTTGGGGCCGTATTTCTTTGTACAACGGGTGCCGAAGCATTGTATAGCGATCTTGGTCACTGCGGACGAGGCAACATTCGAATCAGTTGGATTTTTGTAAAAACCTGTTTAATCCTGAATTATTTCGGACAGGGCGCATGGTTAATTGCCCACTCAGGCACATATCTGGATGGCAAGAAGCCATTCTACGAAATTATGCCCGACTGGTGGTTGCTGCCAGGGATCGCCATAGCCACGATGGCAACGGTTATTGCCAGCCAAGCCTTAATAAGTGGTTCATTTACATTGATTTCAGAAGCGATCCGGCTCAATTTCTGGCCGAAAGTACGATTGGTATATCCGAGTGATCAGAAAGGCCAGCTTTACGTACCGAGCGTCAACTGGCTCTTGTGGGCCGGTTGTGTTGGGATCGTCCTTTATTTCAAGGAATCGTCGCACATGGAAGCCGCTTATGGACTTGCCATTACGATGACGATGATCATGACCACCATATTAATGTCGGTGTATTTATATGTCAATAAGGTGCCGAAATGGATACTGGTGATCTTTGTTGTTATTTATCTGGCGATTGAAGGCGCTTTTCTGGCTGCTAACCTGCTCAAATTTACACACGGCGGCTGGGTATCGCTATTGCTCGCAGCAATCATTGGTCTTGTGATCACAGTCTGGCTGAAAGCCTATTTCATAAAACTGCGACTTACAGAATTCGAAAGTCTGGAAAAATACATCGGCCCTTTACGCGAACTGAGCAATGATATCAGCATTCCGAAATATTCTACCCATTTGATTTTCATGTCCAACGCGTCGCATGAATCGGAAATTGAAAACAAGATCATTTACTCTATTTTTTACAAGCGCCCCAAGCGAGCGGATATTTATTGGTTTGTTCACGTAGAAACAACCGATGAACCTTATACGATGGACTATCACGTGAACATCATGGCCGAGGATGACGTGATCAAGGTAACATTCAGATTGGGTTTCCGGATCGAACAGCGCATTAATCTCTTCTTTCGTAAGGTGGTTGAAGATATGGTGGCCAACAAAGAGGTAGATATTACCAGCCGCTACGAATCTTTAAACCGCCAGAACATTACCGGCGACTTCCGGTTCATCGTTCTGGAACGTTATCTAGCACTTGAAAACAACCTGCCTTTTACAGAGGAGGTGATTATGAAGATCTACTTTGCCATCAAAAGCATTACAACTTCGGAAGACAAGTGGTTTGGACTGGATAGCAGTGCTGTCAAAGTTGAGAAAGTGCCTCTGGTTCTTACGCCGGGTGAAAAGATCCGCATGAAAAGGATTTATAGCTAGCAATCGTTAAATAGAATTATTTCATATTAAAAAGTGCCTAATTTTTATTCCAACATTCACATAATTAGAATTTTGGGTAAGACAATGCGCATTTTGTGGATAAGTGATTTATAACGAATAAGATACCACCATCAGTCGTCAACGTGGATACCAAAAAAATGCCTCTCATTTGGCCTAAACAAACAATCAGAGAAATCTGTATGTAGCGCTGAAATTATCGCTTTCAGGAATAGTTTTGGATGTAACTGAATGTATCAGAACATCAACAACTAAAAGAACTGAAAATGAGAACTTTAAGAACATTAACTATAATAGCTGCGCTGGCCGTTTCGGCCGCTGGCTACGCGCAGACAGTCCCAACAACGCCTACGTCGCCAACACAGCCACAGAGCGTGCCGACGCAGGATCCGACAACCACAACCCCAGCGTCGACCAATCCGACAACCGAGAAGAAGGCCGAATTCAACTCGCCGCAATCGCCCGTAAGGCCATCCAATACGCCTTCGGAAGACACACTTATAAAGGATCAGCAAACTTCAGGCGCAGTAATAAAGGATTCCCTTATGCCTGCGACTGACAAAAAAGCAGAGAGAATGAACCGCAGAAAAAACAAAAAAGCTGCAAATGAGGCGGAATCAAGCTCAACAGAGATTGCTACCGACCCCAATAAAAAACCATAATCATCAGCATTTCTGAAAACCAAAATGCCCGGAATTTCTGTTCCGGGCATTTTAATTCACGCAGCAATCGCTTTATGGTCAGAAAACGAATCACATTGTAGACTCAATAATGTGCAACTTCGGGTACTGCCGGTTCAAGTTCCGATTCGAGAAAAGGTTGGGTGACCACAGCCTTGTTTTCATTCACCCATGTGCACCAAACTTTTCCGTTGTAAGCTCTTTTCATTATAGGCGTTGAGTTTCCGTTGGCATAAAATACAGTTTCTACAATCTGATATTCGTCAACTTGCATAATCCGGGATCCGTTTTTCTCCTTCACCCAGTCGTCCTTCATATAGTTTAATGTGACCATAGGTTTATGTGTTTACAAGTTGGCTGGTTTAAATTTTTGTGCCAAAAATTTAAATTATTCGGTGCCGTAAACATGAGATTTTAAAATATAGTATAAATACGTAGAATGAATTGTACAAAATGGACTGGCAAAAGTTTCATACAGATTTTTTTTGCAAAAAATTCACTAAACGTATATACCATTAGATCCATTTTTGTGCCTGTAACGTATATGGGCTCGTCAATGATATTATTTAAACATATTTTTGGATAATCTAAATTTGATAGTTATGAAACAGGGAAGAAACAGAAAAACAGTTTTGTCTTTAAGTAATGAGACCTTCAAACATTACCTGTTACTCCGTTATGTAAATGATTCGGCCGACCCTAAGTGGAAGCGGTTGAGTTTTGTTTCAACAGAATTAATATCCCCGGAGATCTGGATCCAGCTTCACAGCTACGCGCGTGCCGACGTGGAAAGCCAGGGCGGCCGGCTCATTGGGTACGAATTAGTAGATGAAAAGCTGGTAAGGCACGATAGCATTAATTCAAATGCTTGGCCTGCAAACTGGATGTGGGTAATTCAAAAGAGAGATAATTAATAAATATGCAGCACTTCAACTTCATCTATTACTAATAAAGGGACCTGCAAGAGTCCCTTTATTTATGATTGGAGTGTGATATATGTCTATTCTTTGCTTTTAGCCTGCACCATTTTAGCGATCATTTTCCTGATGGATTCGAGCAGTTTTTCCCGGAAAATAAAGCAGAGCGATAATAGCACCAATGTGAAACCAAGCAAGACCACAAACCCAAGATAATCGCTATGGAACGCATTGTTTAGAAAATGCCCCAGCAAAACAACGACCGTGATCACAATCATAAATACGATGACAGCCGCAAAAGCATAATAGGAAAAAGGCGCAGTTACTTCTGCAATTCTAGCCTTAATCTCGGCTCGGATGGCATTCAATTTGTCATCGATAAATTTGGTAACAGAATCCATCATTTTGTGCGTAACCTCTTTTGGGCTGAATGTGTGGGCGTCCGCCTCTTTTATTAGTTCGTCGGGCTTTTCCAGTTCAACTTCTTTTCTTACCATTAATACAGCGTGCTCATTGGGCGATATGCCAACGCCATCCGTTTTTGCATAAACTTTTGTGAATTCAGCTCCAAAATATAAGATGATGGATGAATAGTAGACCCAGGTCAGCAGAATCACAATGGAAGCCGATGCGCCGTAAGTTGCGCCAAGGTCCTGTTTGCCCAAATAGAAGCTGATCCCGAATTTGCCGATAGCGAAAAGTACGGCAGTGAACGCAGCTCCAACGATGCATTCCTTCCAGCGCACATGGCCATCGGGCAATATTTTAAATATGACTGAGAAAAGCGCAGTAATGATGGCCATCACCACGACCACATTCAACACGGAGAAAAAGATGACAGACACCTCTGAAAAGTAACGCTCCAGCCGCGAACTCATTAGGTCGACCAATGTATTTACACCCAGTGATACAATGAGCAGAAAACCCAGTGTGATAATAATAGAAAAGGAAAGCAGCCTGTTTTTTAGATATTGCAGCCATCCTTTCTTCGGTTTTGACTTGATAGACCATATATAATTGATAGAATCCTGAATTTCTGCAAAAACCCCCGTCGCACCAATCAGCAGCGTCACAATCCCGACTGTTGCAGCAATGCCCGATTTATTGGAGAGTTCTGCATTTTTGATCAGTTCTTGCAACTGAGTAGCAGCGTCCTTGCCAACAAGCCCGCTTATTTGCCCAAAAAGTTCGCCCTGGAATGCTTCCTTA
Coding sequences:
- a CDS encoding YihY/virulence factor BrkB family protein; amino-acid sequence: MNTTTSRPKFVLALFKDSFSEFMEDNCLKLSAALSYYTIFSLAPMLLVIISIVSIVFGKEAFQGELFGQISGLVGKDAATQLQELIKNAELSNKSGIAATVGIVTLLIGATGVFAEIQDSINYIWSIKSKPKKGWLQYLKNRLLSFSIIITLGFLLIVSLGVNTLVDLMSSRLERYFSEVSVIFFSVLNVVVVMAIITALFSVIFKILPDGHVRWKECIVGAAFTAVLFAIGKFGISFYLGKQDLGATYGASASIVILLTWVYYSSIILYFGAEFTKVYAKTDGVGISPNEHAVLMVRKEVELEKPDELIKEADAHTFSPKEVTHKMMDSVTKFIDDKLNAIRAEIKARIAEVTAPFSYYAFAAVIVFMIVITVVVLLGHFLNNAFHSDYLGFVVLLGFTLVLLSLCFIFREKLLESIRKMIAKMVQAKSKE